From the genome of Azospirillum brasilense, one region includes:
- a CDS encoding thioesterase family protein: MNHSPTPLRLHRETVRPEWIDYNGHMNVAYYLLAFDHATDAVLDHFGIGKAYAEGEGRSMFAVEAHLTYAREVTEGDGLTFTSLVLGADAKRLHLFHEMRHEEDGFLAATAEFVLLHVDLAERRSVPLAPDVAERLAWTAAEHATLSVPPQAGRSVGLRTPKGA, translated from the coding sequence ATGAACCATTCGCCCACCCCGCTTCGCCTGCACCGGGAAACCGTCCGCCCGGAGTGGATCGACTACAACGGCCACATGAACGTGGCCTACTATCTGCTCGCCTTCGATCACGCGACCGACGCCGTGCTCGACCATTTCGGGATCGGCAAGGCGTACGCGGAGGGCGAGGGGCGGTCGATGTTCGCGGTCGAGGCGCACCTGACCTACGCCCGCGAGGTCACGGAGGGCGACGGGCTGACCTTCACGTCCCTGGTCCTGGGCGCGGACGCCAAACGGCTGCATCTGTTCCACGAAATGCGCCATGAGGAGGACGGCTTCCTCGCCGCCACGGCGGAATTCGTTCTGCTCCATGTCGATCTGGCGGAACGCCGTTCGGTGCCGCTGGCTCCGGACGTCGCGGAACGGCTGGCCTGGACCGCGGCGGAGCACGCCACGCTTTCCGTGCCGCCGCAGGCCGGGCGATCGGTCGGGCTGCGGACCCCGAAGGGGGCGTGA
- a CDS encoding pentapeptide repeat-containing protein, which produces MKTTIFAAFAVLATFLGAALVPSVALAECTDPAQPKVNWRRCYFDGRDLSSVKLAGAMLRDATFQRATLKDADLSETDGYRAKFFSATMPGVKLDGARLIEADFTRADLTGASLKEADLRNAKLVNAILQKADFTGARLGGADLRHADLSGATWIDGTTVCAEKSVGQCN; this is translated from the coding sequence ATGAAGACGACAATTTTCGCCGCCTTCGCGGTACTTGCCACCTTCCTGGGCGCAGCCCTGGTTCCCTCCGTCGCTCTGGCCGAATGCACCGACCCGGCGCAGCCGAAGGTCAACTGGCGCCGCTGCTACTTCGACGGGCGCGATCTGTCGTCTGTGAAACTTGCCGGGGCGATGCTGCGCGACGCCACTTTCCAGCGGGCCACGTTGAAGGATGCCGACCTGTCGGAGACCGACGGCTATCGCGCGAAGTTCTTCAGCGCCACCATGCCGGGGGTGAAGCTGGACGGCGCCCGCCTGATCGAGGCCGATTTCACCCGCGCCGACCTGACCGGGGCATCCCTGAAGGAAGCGGACCTGCGCAACGCGAAGCTGGTGAACGCCATCCTGCAAAAGGCCGACTTCACCGGGGCGCGGCTGGGCGGTGCGGACCTGCGGCACGCCGATCTGTCGGGCGCCACCTGGATCGACGGCACGACGGTGTGCGCCGAGAAATCCGTGGGACAGTGCAACTGA
- a CDS encoding GGDEF domain-containing protein, with amino-acid sequence MSSGKAAAMAGEEDFETARILASRAMDRIAVHGLLPNPENFTLWYAYFGGQNPDLTRAIELAQRDGAKLSQGHCDELYKRFFTLDAEAQAIRETSERARVALGRILDQLGSVGSETDRYGQALAGFRGELDQPMSLAELRAMVAAIAAETTAIVDRQTRLQSQLLESSQQLAELRVVLDSARREAMTDGLTGIANRRGFDLALASAAEEAAQTGMPMTLLMVDIDHFKRFNDTHGHLVGDHVLKLVAKVLTEGVKGRDTVARYGGEEFSVILPHTGLQNAVKLAEQLRASVGSRQIINRSRNANYGSVTLSVGAAEYRPGEDLLALMRRADEALYTAKRGGRNRVCAEATVAG; translated from the coding sequence ATGAGCAGTGGAAAGGCGGCGGCAATGGCGGGCGAAGAGGATTTCGAGACGGCGCGGATTCTCGCGAGCCGCGCCATGGATCGGATCGCCGTCCATGGGCTTTTGCCGAACCCGGAGAACTTTACCCTCTGGTACGCTTATTTCGGCGGGCAGAACCCGGACCTGACGCGTGCCATCGAACTGGCTCAGCGCGACGGCGCCAAGCTGTCGCAGGGCCATTGCGACGAGCTGTACAAGCGCTTCTTCACGCTCGACGCCGAAGCCCAGGCCATCCGCGAAACGTCGGAGCGGGCGCGCGTCGCCTTGGGGCGCATCCTCGACCAGTTGGGCAGTGTTGGCTCGGAGACGGACCGCTACGGGCAGGCGCTGGCCGGTTTCCGGGGGGAACTGGACCAGCCGATGAGCTTGGCCGAGCTGCGCGCCATGGTGGCTGCCATCGCGGCGGAGACGACCGCCATCGTGGACCGCCAGACCCGCCTGCAGAGCCAGCTTCTCGAATCCAGCCAGCAGTTGGCCGAGTTGCGCGTTGTCCTGGATTCCGCGCGTCGCGAGGCGATGACCGACGGGTTGACCGGAATCGCGAACCGGCGTGGCTTCGATCTGGCGCTGGCCTCCGCCGCGGAGGAGGCAGCGCAGACCGGAATGCCGATGACCCTGCTTATGGTGGACATCGACCATTTCAAGCGCTTCAACGACACCCATGGCCATCTCGTCGGCGACCACGTCCTGAAGCTGGTCGCCAAGGTGCTGACCGAAGGGGTCAAGGGGCGCGACACCGTCGCCCGTTACGGCGGCGAGGAGTTCAGCGTCATCCTGCCGCACACCGGGCTTCAGAACGCCGTGAAGCTGGCTGAGCAGCTTCGCGCCTCCGTGGGGTCGCGGCAGATCATCAACCGGTCGCGCAACGCCAACTACGGCTCGGTCACCCTGTCGGTCGGGGCGGCCGAATACCGCCCCGGTGAGGATCTGCTGGCCCTGATGCGCCGCGCCGACGAGGCGCTCTACACCGCCAAGCGCGGCGGGCGCAACCGCGTCTGCGCGGAGGCCACGGTGGCGGGTTGA
- a CDS encoding NAD(P)H-dependent flavin oxidoreductase encodes MPVHTTLTQRLGLSNPIVQAPMAGGADTADLVATVGEAGGIGFVGAAYLSPDQIAERARAIRARTARPFGINLFAPLPAPEAPDAGRMDAAVAAIARYHTDLGLPAPGTPVLGADGFAAQLAAALDCGAAAFSFTFGIPPADALAAIKARGMLLIGTATGVEEAIALERAGMDAVIAQGAEAGGHRGSFATGSGEVDFAAGLVGTMALVPQVVDAVNLPVLASGGIMDGRGIAAALALGAAGVQMGTAFLTCAEAGIPEAHKRAILDARETQTRVTRAFSGRPARGIVNRVMENIADGDALPFPLQNALTRPMRTAAAQQGRAEFLSLWAGQGVRLARRQTAAELMARLVDETDAAVRRLTGNT; translated from the coding sequence ATGCCGGTTCACACCACTCTGACCCAGCGCCTGGGCCTGTCCAACCCCATTGTCCAGGCCCCGATGGCCGGGGGCGCCGACACGGCGGACCTCGTCGCCACGGTGGGCGAGGCCGGCGGCATCGGCTTCGTCGGCGCGGCCTATCTGTCACCGGACCAGATCGCCGAACGGGCGCGGGCGATCCGCGCCCGGACCGCCCGCCCCTTCGGGATCAACCTGTTCGCCCCGCTGCCCGCGCCCGAAGCACCGGACGCCGGGAGGATGGACGCGGCGGTCGCCGCCATTGCGCGCTACCACACCGATCTCGGCCTGCCCGCTCCCGGGACACCGGTCCTGGGAGCCGACGGCTTCGCCGCCCAATTGGCGGCGGCGCTGGACTGCGGGGCGGCGGCCTTCAGCTTCACCTTCGGCATCCCGCCCGCCGACGCGCTGGCCGCCATCAAGGCGCGGGGCATGCTCCTGATCGGCACGGCGACCGGCGTCGAGGAAGCCATTGCGCTGGAACGGGCCGGCATGGACGCCGTGATCGCCCAGGGGGCCGAGGCCGGCGGGCACCGCGGCAGTTTCGCTACGGGCTCGGGAGAGGTGGACTTCGCCGCGGGTCTGGTCGGCACCATGGCATTGGTTCCACAGGTGGTGGACGCGGTGAACCTGCCCGTGCTGGCATCCGGCGGCATCATGGACGGGCGCGGCATCGCGGCGGCGCTGGCTCTGGGCGCCGCCGGGGTGCAGATGGGCACCGCCTTCCTGACCTGCGCGGAGGCCGGCATCCCCGAGGCGCACAAGCGGGCGATCCTCGACGCCCGCGAGACGCAGACGCGCGTGACCCGCGCCTTCTCGGGACGCCCGGCGCGCGGGATCGTGAACCGGGTCATGGAGAACATCGCGGACGGCGACGCCCTGCCCTTCCCCCTTCAGAACGCGCTGACCCGCCCGATGCGCACCGCCGCGGCGCAGCAGGGGCGCGCCGAGTTCCTCTCGCTGTGGGCCGGACAGGGCGTCCGTCTTGCGCGGCGGCAGACGGCGGCGGAACTGATGGCGCGGCTAGTGGACGAAACCGACGCCGCGGTCCGGCGCCTGACGGGAAACACCTGA